From Apteryx mantelli isolate bAptMan1 chromosome 30, bAptMan1.hap1, whole genome shotgun sequence, the proteins below share one genomic window:
- the ATCAY gene encoding caytaxin codes for MGTTEATLRMENVDVKEEWQDEDFPRPLPEETGMESLGSPTEDENTSSPPNTLNFNGAHRKRKTLVAPEINISLDQSEGSILSDDFLDTPDDLDINVDDIETPDETDSLEFLGNGNELEWEDDTPVATAKNMPGDSADLFGDGGAEEGSATNGRLWRTVIIGEQEHRIDLQMIKPYMRVVTHGGYYGEGLNAIIVFAACYLPDSNLADYHYIMENLFLYVISSLELLVAEDYMIVYLNGATPRRRMPGLGWLKKCYQMIDRRLRKNLKALIIVHPSWFIRTVLAISRPFISVKFINKIQYVHSLEELEQLIPMEHVQIPDCVLQYEEERIKARRERAEEKQDMAEKESRPVPPVEDQETSLS; via the exons ATGGGAACCACTGAGGCCACGCTGCGGATGGAGAACGTGGACGTGAAGGAGGAGTGGCAGGATGAGGACTTTCCCAG ACCTCTCCCAGAAGAAACGGGAATGGAGTCACTGGGCAGTCCTACAGAAGATGAAAACACGTCCT CTCCCCCAAATACTTTAAACTTTAATGGGGCACACCGTAAGCGGAAGACACTCGTTGCACCTGAAATCAACATTTCCCTGGACCAGAGCGAAGGCTCCATTCTCTCTGATGACTTCTTGGACACGCCAGATGACCTGGACATTAATGTCGACGATATCGAAACCCCTGATGAGACAGATTCCCTTGAATTCCTGGGGAACGGGAATGAACTGGAATGGGAAG ATGACACTCCTGTAGCCACAGCCAAGAACATGCCTGGGGACAGCGCGGACCTGTTTGGGGACGGCGGGGCAGAAGAAGGGAGTGCTACCAATGGACGGCTCTGGAGAACAGTCATCATCGGAGAGCAGGAACACCGCATCGACCTGCAGATGATTAAACCTTACATGAGAGTGGTGACGCATGGAG GCTACTATGGAGAAGGTCTCAATGCCATCATTGTCTTTGCTGCCTGCTACCTCCCAGACAGTAACCTGGCCGATTACCACTACATCATGGAGAATCTGTTCTT ATACGTGATCAGTAGCTTGGAGCTGCTGGTGGCTGAGGACTACATGATTGTGTACCTAAATGGAGCAACGCCCCGGAGGAGAATGCCAGGCCTTGGCTGGCTGAAGAAATGCTATCAGATGATAGACAGAAG ATTGCGCAAAAACCTCAAAGCATTGATAATCGTGCATCCATCATGGTTCATCCGAACAGTGCTGGCTATATCCAGGCCCTTCATCAG TGTGAAGTTTATCAATAAGATCCAGTACGTTCACAGCTTGGAGGAATTGGAGCAACTCATCCCGATGGAGCACGTGCAGATCCCAGACTGCGTCTTACA ATATGAAGAAGAGAGAATCAAGGCCAGAAGAGAAAG GGCAGAAGAGAAACAAGACATGGCTGAGAAGGAAAG CAGGCCTGTGCCCCCGGTGGAGGATCAGGAAACCAG CCTGTCATGA